The Fervidibacillus albus genome contains a region encoding:
- a CDS encoding PIN domain-containing protein, with amino-acid sequence MTIAIFLDTNIIMSDYKMSGREFTNLFKASKEYRENEVFKLFITKMNSHEIFKNYEAELNKAYRYIKSYQLIANKLFDDKYLSIDKKKWKESHLKNFRSRLLDNFDVYEPSSNDVYNRAVNRLYLKQRPFRDNKEEFKDAIIWETIYDYAINHPDEKIYFISKNKKEFTSQDGNDKYRLHPDFDDLHGRIKYFITLTDLLTEMNYLKIYHFEFREQEEILSVILRYLEDYRDFDWSISSAMFDFFENRIIDSYYFQGWVTSYYIYRINGLKLDENKNVLEQEENFIIPIFFFAEIAYGIEEKNPVHERGEENENIQSQLMTSEEFIFRCKVVFNAKNNKVEEIIDAELLNPSFK; translated from the coding sequence TTGACAATTGCTATTTTTTTAGATACGAATATTATCATGAGTGATTATAAAATGAGTGGTCGAGAGTTCACAAATCTTTTTAAAGCCTCAAAGGAGTATAGAGAAAATGAAGTATTTAAATTATTTATAACAAAAATGAATTCACATGAAATTTTTAAAAATTATGAAGCGGAATTAAATAAAGCATACAGATATATTAAGAGTTATCAGCTAATTGCAAACAAATTATTTGATGATAAGTATTTATCTATAGATAAAAAGAAATGGAAAGAAAGTCACTTAAAGAATTTTAGAAGCCGACTATTGGATAATTTTGATGTTTACGAACCGTCTTCTAACGATGTTTATAATAGAGCTGTAAACAGATTGTACTTAAAACAACGACCATTTCGGGATAATAAAGAGGAGTTTAAAGATGCAATCATATGGGAGACTATATATGATTACGCGATAAATCACCCGGATGAAAAAATTTATTTTATTTCAAAAAATAAAAAAGAATTTACTAGTCAAGACGGAAATGATAAATACCGTCTACATCCAGACTTTGATGATTTACATGGAAGAATAAAATATTTTATAACTTTAACGGATTTGTTAACTGAAATGAATTATTTAAAAATATATCATTTCGAGTTTCGTGAGCAGGAGGAAATCCTATCCGTAATATTGCGGTATTTAGAAGATTATAGAGACTTCGATTGGAGTATATCTTCAGCTATGTTCGATTTTTTTGAAAATAGAATTATAGATAGTTATTATTTCCAAGGTTGGGTGACTAGTTATTATATATATAGAATTAATGGTCTAAAATTAGATGAAAATAAAAATGTATTAGAACAGGAAGAAAACTTTATAATACCTATTTTCTTTTTTGCTGAAATCGCATATGGAATTGAAGAAAAAAATCCAGTGCATGAACGTGGAGAAGAAAATGAAAATATTCAGTCACAATTAATGACTAGTGAGGAATTTATATTTCGTTGTAAAGTTGTTTTTAATGCAAAAAATAATAAAGTTGAAGAAATAATAGATGCTGAACTCTTAAATCCATCATTTAAATAA
- the terS gene encoding phage terminase small subunit, which produces MARPISPNRLKALKIWLQSGRQKKPKEIAEELGISSSQVRKWKCIDKWEEIPDNYPKRGAPYRNKNAVGNKGGGAPKGNQNAAKHGLFKKWLPDDDEYLEIYEAARDGMSTLDILWEEILVMFTNFIRAQRIMYVKDHEDMTKVIKKQKRYSDDKATSEEIEYDIQHAWDKQARALTSQAAAMAALSRKIKQYEELIRTLPPEEVKEEHRLRIQKIKADIDAAKQKAW; this is translated from the coding sequence GTGGCGAGACCGATCAGTCCGAACAGACTAAAAGCATTAAAAATATGGCTACAAAGTGGTAGACAAAAGAAACCGAAAGAAATAGCAGAGGAATTAGGCATAAGTTCAAGTCAAGTAAGGAAATGGAAATGTATCGATAAATGGGAAGAAATTCCTGATAATTATCCGAAAAGAGGTGCTCCGTATCGTAATAAAAATGCCGTAGGAAACAAAGGTGGAGGAGCACCAAAAGGAAATCAAAATGCAGCAAAACATGGGCTATTTAAAAAATGGTTGCCGGATGATGATGAATACCTGGAAATATACGAAGCAGCACGTGATGGCATGAGTACGCTTGATATTCTTTGGGAAGAAATTCTCGTTATGTTTACTAATTTTATTAGGGCACAAAGGATTATGTATGTTAAAGATCACGAGGACATGACAAAAGTAATTAAAAAGCAAAAGAGATATTCGGATGATAAAGCAACATCCGAAGAAATAGAATATGACATTCAACATGCATGGGATAAACAGGCAAGAGCCTTAACGTCACAGGCTGCAGCAATGGCCGCATTATCCAGAAAAATAAAGCAGTATGAAGAACTAATTCGAACATTGCCTCCGGAAGAAGTAAAGGAGGAACATCGATTAAGGATTCAAAAGATAAAAGCAGACATAGATGCTGCAAAACAAAAGGCGTGGTAA
- a CDS encoding XtrA/YqaO family protein, protein MELPTNCVIVISEGRAKIRELPPYGEYKIITHQGKVTRMRKEEGEEF, encoded by the coding sequence ATGGAATTACCTACAAATTGCGTCATAGTGATTAGTGAAGGGAGGGCAAAGATTAGGGAACTACCGCCATATGGTGAGTACAAAATTATTACTCATCAAGGGAAAGTAACAAGGATGAGGAAGGAAGAAGGGGAAGAGTTTTGA
- a CDS encoding terminase large subunit — protein MNKKLYPYLQHSHLLQYISKCKSGEILVGQELMKMLDKLLEHFEDPNIKIDFEGAHKRIKFIETKCRHFEAPFAGKPFKLELFQKAFIEAIYIFKIYDDEINKWVRKYQDVLFLVGRKNGKTPLISAINLAEFFIGEMGTKILCASNDYEQADLMFQAINAMREESPSLEKVTRKNIKGIFFGNPKRPKKKGKFSYRNKGSIRKISARTGAKEGRNIKVAAVDEVHELKDNSSIMPIRQALSTQDEPLYIELTTEGVVNDGYLDERLKEARRVLNGELDRPRWLIWLYTQDNEQEVWQDESTWVKSNPGLGVIKKWSYLRNMVEEAKVSKSMRVFVLSKDFNIKQNNAQAWLTPDDIQNEEVFDLEEFRGCFAIGGVDLSRTGDLASARIILMRPGDNKKYTYQKYFIPESKIEKLNKEDRNRFEDWIRKDLVVVSPGNENDFSLVTKFFVTLYQDYDIRVFKVGYDRWSAGYWSKEMEDYGFDTVPVRQEFSSMSEPMKLVETDLKSKLINYNNNPIDKWCLENTALEVNGKMEIRPVKVQGQEDKKIDGAVTLIIAYRVYIDNRSEFMQLVGR, from the coding sequence ATGAACAAAAAGCTTTACCCATATTTGCAGCATTCACATTTATTGCAGTACATCAGCAAATGTAAAAGTGGGGAAATTTTAGTTGGCCAAGAATTAATGAAAATGTTGGACAAACTTCTTGAACACTTTGAAGATCCCAACATTAAAATTGATTTTGAAGGAGCCCATAAGCGGATCAAATTTATTGAAACGAAATGCCGACATTTTGAAGCTCCATTTGCTGGAAAACCTTTTAAACTCGAACTTTTTCAAAAGGCATTTATTGAAGCCATTTATATTTTCAAAATCTATGATGATGAAATTAATAAGTGGGTCCGAAAATACCAGGATGTTTTGTTTCTCGTTGGGCGGAAAAATGGAAAAACGCCTCTGATCTCTGCAATCAATCTAGCAGAGTTTTTTATTGGAGAAATGGGGACAAAGATCCTTTGTGCTAGTAATGACTATGAACAAGCCGATCTTATGTTCCAGGCGATCAATGCCATGCGAGAAGAAAGTCCTTCCTTAGAAAAAGTAACGAGAAAAAATATTAAAGGGATCTTTTTCGGAAATCCGAAACGGCCAAAGAAAAAAGGGAAATTTAGTTATAGAAACAAGGGTAGCATCCGGAAAATATCAGCAAGAACTGGAGCAAAAGAAGGACGGAACATTAAAGTTGCAGCGGTTGACGAAGTGCATGAGTTGAAAGACAATTCCTCCATTATGCCAATACGACAGGCACTATCAACCCAAGACGAACCACTATATATCGAACTGACGACAGAAGGAGTCGTAAATGATGGATATTTAGACGAACGGTTAAAAGAAGCCAGACGTGTATTAAACGGGGAATTGGACAGGCCCCGTTGGCTAATTTGGCTATATACCCAAGATAATGAACAAGAAGTTTGGCAGGACGAAAGCACATGGGTGAAGTCGAACCCAGGTCTTGGTGTAATTAAAAAATGGAGTTATTTACGAAATATGGTTGAGGAAGCCAAAGTAAGTAAATCGATGCGGGTGTTCGTGTTATCCAAGGACTTTAATATTAAACAAAATAATGCACAAGCATGGCTCACTCCAGATGATATTCAAAATGAGGAAGTATTTGATTTAGAAGAATTTAGAGGATGTTTTGCAATTGGTGGAGTGGACCTTTCCCGTACCGGGGATCTTGCTAGTGCTAGAATCATCCTTATGCGACCAGGTGACAATAAGAAATACACCTACCAAAAATATTTTATTCCTGAATCTAAAATTGAAAAGTTAAACAAAGAAGATCGAAATCGATTTGAAGATTGGATCCGGAAAGATCTCGTTGTTGTCTCTCCAGGTAACGAAAACGATTTTAGCCTGGTTACCAAGTTTTTTGTGACCTTATATCAAGATTATGATATCCGTGTGTTTAAAGTTGGTTATGATAGATGGTCCGCAGGTTATTGGTCCAAGGAAATGGAAGATTACGGATTTGATACGGTGCCGGTTCGTCAAGAATTTAGTAGTATGTCGGAGCCTATGAAATTAGTAGAGACCGATTTAAAAAGTAAATTAATCAATTATAATAACAATCCGATTGATAAATGGTGTTTGGAAAATACGGCTTTAGAAGTGAATGGAAAGATGGAGATTCGACCGGTAAAAGTACAAGGACAAGAGGATAAAAAAATCGATGGAGCAGTTACCTTGATTATCGCTTATCGGGTATATATTGATAACCGTTCTGAATTTATGCAGCTAGTTGGGAGGTGA
- a CDS encoding HNH endonuclease translates to MAKYSILKSFYKSDEWTSLRLSLINERGNRCERCGKIIAKSRDIIGHHKIELTPENVHDHNISLNPNNIELVCFDCHNKIHRRFGYSGKKEVFLVYGPPMSGKTTFVRQNMERGDLVVDMDQLYSAVSMLPYYDKPDNLFSNVIGIHNLLLDNIKTRYGRWHNAWVIGGYADKYKRERLANELGAELIFMECEKEECLRRLELDEERRYRKDEWAKYIEKWFETFTE, encoded by the coding sequence ATGGCGAAGTATTCAATTTTAAAATCCTTTTATAAATCCGATGAGTGGACTTCATTACGATTGTCTTTAATTAACGAACGTGGGAATCGTTGTGAACGTTGCGGAAAGATCATTGCGAAGTCTAGGGATATTATTGGCCATCACAAAATAGAGCTTACTCCTGAAAATGTCCATGACCACAACATTAGCTTAAATCCTAACAATATCGAACTTGTTTGTTTTGATTGCCACAATAAGATTCATAGACGTTTTGGTTATTCAGGAAAAAAAGAAGTATTTCTCGTATATGGTCCGCCAATGAGCGGAAAGACTACTTTTGTTCGACAAAACATGGAACGTGGTGATTTAGTTGTGGACATGGATCAACTGTATTCAGCGGTATCCATGCTTCCATATTATGATAAACCAGACAACCTTTTCTCGAATGTGATCGGGATTCATAATCTACTTCTCGATAATATTAAAACAAGATATGGAAGATGGCATAATGCCTGGGTAATCGGAGGTTATGCGGATAAATACAAACGTGAGAGATTAGCCAATGAATTAGGCGCAGAACTAATTTTCATGGAATGTGAGAAAGAGGAATGCCTTAGGAGACTCGAACTTGATGAAGAGAGAAGGTATCGAAAGGATGAATGGGCGAAGTATATTGAAAAATGGTTTGAAACATTTACCGAATAG
- a CDS encoding DNA adenine methylase, whose amino-acid sequence MSVARILHYPGSKWSLADWIIRHMPEHQTYLEPFFGSGVVFFNKPRSPLETINDIDGDVVNLFKMIRDQSVELARMIEWTPYSREEYYKSFESEGTNVEKARRFLVRCWMARGAKTNVRTGWRHVIDFSKRPSSPAREWMTLPKRILSVAERLKGAQIENQMAIKLIKRYKRENVLIYADPPYVNGTRTNRHYKFEMSSEDHIELLEALNAHPGPVLLSGYDNEIYNKMLENWKKDVFTVRAEAGTKRTEVLWINRIAAENGYLQQTLF is encoded by the coding sequence TTGAGTGTAGCAAGAATTTTACATTATCCTGGATCAAAATGGTCACTTGCTGACTGGATTATCAGACATATGCCTGAACATCAAACATATTTAGAACCATTTTTTGGATCCGGGGTAGTTTTTTTTAATAAACCACGTTCACCACTTGAAACGATTAACGATATAGATGGTGATGTTGTTAATCTGTTTAAAATGATACGTGATCAATCTGTTGAGTTAGCTCGAATGATTGAGTGGACACCATATAGTAGGGAAGAATATTACAAAAGTTTTGAATCTGAAGGCACTAATGTAGAAAAAGCCAGACGATTCCTTGTTCGGTGTTGGATGGCCAGAGGAGCAAAAACAAATGTTCGAACTGGTTGGAGACATGTTATTGATTTTTCAAAACGGCCATCAAGCCCTGCTCGGGAGTGGATGACACTTCCAAAACGAATATTAAGTGTAGCGGAGCGATTGAAAGGAGCTCAGATCGAAAATCAAATGGCTATTAAACTCATTAAACGTTATAAACGAGAAAATGTTTTGATATATGCAGATCCTCCATATGTTAATGGAACACGAACAAACAGACATTATAAATTTGAAATGTCGAGTGAAGACCATATTGAGCTACTTGAAGCATTAAATGCCCATCCGGGTCCGGTTCTGCTGAGCGGATACGATAATGAGATATATAATAAAATGCTAGAGAATTGGAAAAAAGATGTTTTTACAGTTCGTGCAGAGGCAGGAACCAAACGTACAGAGGTACTATGGATAAATCGTATTGCAGCGGAGAATGGGTACTTGCAACAGACATTGTTCTAA
- a CDS encoding DUF6906 family protein, protein MNKYHLNPNNWLVSKRNGGKLLLVHRFKNQIREIPKD, encoded by the coding sequence ATGAACAAGTATCATCTCAATCCCAACAATTGGCTCGTATCGAAGCGAAACGGTGGCAAGCTACTGCTGGTACATCGGTTTAAGAATCAAATACGTGAGATTCCGAAAGATTGA
- a CDS encoding helix-turn-helix transcriptional regulator — protein MEKKEIEKTLKDYHWMLNSIKVMRESLNDTSQNVISQYGIEASLPKGTGKNADPVFGDVIRRQKYWKRIQKYERKIKTIQDRIHLIKDDREMEVLNWILEGKSYAWIARHMGFSERHIRRIRDAIIDKMIEKPDKPSATEKSVS, from the coding sequence ATGGAAAAGAAAGAAATTGAAAAAACATTGAAAGATTATCATTGGATGTTAAATAGCATAAAAGTGATGCGAGAATCGTTAAATGATACAAGTCAAAACGTCATTTCCCAATATGGAATCGAGGCATCTTTGCCAAAAGGAACAGGGAAAAACGCAGATCCGGTATTTGGAGATGTTATTCGAAGGCAGAAATATTGGAAAAGAATTCAGAAGTATGAACGAAAAATAAAAACGATTCAAGATCGGATTCACTTAATAAAAGATGATAGAGAAATGGAAGTATTAAACTGGATCTTAGAAGGGAAGAGCTATGCCTGGATTGCAAGACACATGGGGTTTTCAGAACGCCATATTCGGCGGATAAGGGATGCAATCATCGATAAAATGATTGAGAAGCCTGATAAGCCTAGTGCGACGGAAAAAAGCGTTTCTTAA